A region from the Roseofilum reptotaenium CS-1145 genome encodes:
- the rpmI gene encoding 50S ribosomal protein L35 — protein MPKLKNRKAAAKRFRVTGSGKVLRRKANKNHLLEHKSTTRKRRLSQITTVCERDEENVRLMLPYL, from the coding sequence ATGCCTAAATTAAAAAACCGTAAGGCAGCGGCTAAGAGATTTAGAGTTACAGGAAGTGGTAAGGTTCTACGTCGTAAAGCGAATAAGAATCACTTGCTTGAGCATAAGAGTACAACTCGCAAGCGCAGACTTTCTCAGATCACAACAGTATGTGAGAGAGATGAAGAAAATGTCCGCTTAATGTTGCCTTACCTTTAA
- the rplT gene encoding 50S ribosomal protein L20, with the protein MPRVKRGNVARKRRKKILKLAKGFRGSHSKLFRTANQQVMKALRNAYRDRRKRKRDFRRLWIVRVNAAARQNGVSYSKLMGNLKKANIQLNRKMLAEMAILDPQGFSKVVELAAQKSA; encoded by the coding sequence ATGCCAAGAGTCAAACGGGGTAATGTTGCTCGGAAACGCCGTAAGAAGATTTTAAAGCTGGCTAAAGGCTTTCGTGGGTCTCACTCTAAACTCTTTCGGACAGCCAATCAACAGGTGATGAAGGCGTTGCGGAATGCGTACCGAGATCGCCGTAAACGTAAGCGTGATTTTCGTCGTCTGTGGATTGTCCGTGTCAATGCAGCCGCTCGTCAAAACGGAGTGAGTTATAGTAAGCTAATGGGTAATCTAAAAAAAGCAAATATCCAGCTTAACCGGAAAATGTTAGCAGAGATGGCTATTCTCGATCCTCAAGGATTTAGCAAAGTAGTGGAATTAGCTGCTCAAAAGAGTGCCTAG